In a single window of the Arthrobacter zhangbolii genome:
- the guaB gene encoding IMP dehydrogenase, whose amino-acid sequence MSQQYPEHDPFGFVGLTYDDVLLLPGPTDVIPSEADTSSRLSKRITVQTPLLSAAMDTVTESRMAIAMARQGGLGVIHRNLSIADQAEHVDRVKRSESGMITNPVTISPDATLQELDDLCAHFRVSGLPVVDAENTLLGIVTNRDTRFIPVSEYPNRKVEEVMTRMPLITGRVGISAEETVELLGKNRIEKLPLVDDAGKLQGLITVKDFDKAEQYPLATKDDEGRLRVGAAIGFFGDGYERAMAMVEAGVDILVVDTANGHSAGVLDMIARLKKDPAAAHVDIIGGQAATREGAQALIDAGADAIKVGVGPGSICTTRVVAGVGVPQITAIYEASKAAIPAGVPLIADGGLQYSGDIGKAIVAGADTVMLGGLLAGSAESPGDLVFVNGKQFKSYRGMGSLGAMQSRGKNTSYSKDRYFQADVPSDEKLIPEGIEGQVPYRGPLSAVAHQLVGGLRQTMFYTGARTIPELKAKGKFVRITPAGLKESHPHDIMMTVEAPNYGSRR is encoded by the coding sequence TTGAGTCAGCAGTACCCAGAACATGATCCGTTCGGCTTCGTCGGCCTGACGTACGACGACGTCCTCCTGCTGCCCGGCCCGACGGATGTCATCCCCTCCGAAGCCGATACCAGCTCGCGGCTGTCCAAGCGCATCACCGTGCAGACCCCGCTGCTCTCCGCAGCGATGGACACGGTGACGGAATCCCGGATGGCGATTGCCATGGCACGCCAGGGCGGGCTGGGCGTTATCCACCGCAACCTTTCCATTGCCGACCAGGCCGAGCACGTGGACCGGGTCAAGCGCAGCGAATCGGGCATGATCACCAACCCGGTCACCATTTCCCCCGACGCGACCCTGCAGGAACTGGACGATCTCTGCGCCCACTTCCGGGTTTCCGGCCTGCCGGTGGTCGACGCCGAAAACACCCTGCTGGGCATCGTCACCAACCGCGACACCCGCTTCATCCCGGTATCCGAGTACCCCAACCGCAAGGTCGAAGAGGTCATGACGCGCATGCCCCTCATCACCGGGCGCGTGGGCATCAGCGCCGAGGAAACCGTGGAGCTGCTCGGCAAGAACCGCATCGAGAAGCTGCCGCTGGTGGACGACGCCGGCAAGCTGCAGGGCCTGATCACGGTGAAGGACTTCGACAAGGCCGAGCAGTACCCGCTGGCCACCAAGGATGATGAAGGCCGGCTTCGCGTCGGTGCCGCCATCGGTTTCTTCGGAGACGGCTACGAGCGGGCCATGGCCATGGTCGAGGCCGGCGTGGACATCCTGGTGGTGGACACCGCCAACGGCCACAGCGCCGGCGTGCTGGATATGATCGCCCGCCTGAAAAAGGACCCGGCCGCGGCGCACGTGGACATCATCGGCGGCCAGGCAGCTACCCGCGAAGGCGCCCAGGCTCTGATCGACGCCGGTGCGGACGCCATCAAGGTAGGTGTGGGCCCCGGCTCCATCTGCACCACCCGCGTGGTGGCCGGCGTCGGCGTTCCCCAGATCACCGCCATCTACGAAGCGTCCAAGGCGGCCATTCCCGCCGGCGTTCCGCTGATCGCCGACGGCGGCCTGCAGTACTCCGGTGACATCGGCAAGGCCATCGTGGCCGGCGCCGACACCGTAATGCTCGGCGGCCTGCTCGCCGGTTCCGCCGAAAGCCCGGGCGACCTGGTCTTCGTGAACGGCAAGCAGTTCAAGTCCTACCGCGGCATGGGCTCCCTGGGCGCCATGCAGTCCCGGGGCAAGAACACCTCCTACTCCAAGGACCGCTACTTCCAGGCGGACGTGCCCAGCGACGAGAAGCTGATTCCGGAAGGCATCGAAGGCCAGGTGCCGTACCGCGGCCCGCTTTCCGCCGTGGCACACCAGCTGGTGGGCGGCCTGCGCCAGACCATGTTCTACACCGGCGCACGCACCATCCCGGAGCTGAAGGCCAAGGGCAAGTTCGTCCGGATCACCCCGGCCGGGCTGAAGGAATCCCACCCGCACGACATCATGATGACGGTCGAGGCACCGAACTACGGTTCGCGCCGCTAG
- a CDS encoding SURF1 family protein, with translation MLKTALKPRWIAGLLFALAISTVFVLLSQWQFSSAESEKATDPEATETVRPLTDAFVPGKPMYETEADQMVSMTGSFDPDKTVLVDERLQDGEQGYWVVTAFQVDGAPGDAYIPVVRGWVEDPGDAVPAQAGTAAVVGRLLPSEAPLPEPHENGILPSLSAAELINIWDVTSYSAFVTAEEITVDGAAPDSGDMQTVTVAGQPEETPVNWLNIFYALEWIIFAGFSVFLWWRLVADEYRRSLEEDEYEDDYEDGYDEATEPDTEHPSSEVTK, from the coding sequence GTGCTCAAAACTGCCCTGAAGCCGCGCTGGATCGCCGGCCTGCTTTTCGCCCTAGCAATCTCAACGGTCTTTGTGCTGTTGAGCCAATGGCAGTTCTCCAGCGCCGAATCGGAGAAGGCCACGGATCCGGAAGCCACGGAAACCGTCCGGCCGCTGACCGATGCGTTCGTTCCGGGCAAGCCCATGTATGAGACCGAAGCCGATCAGATGGTCTCCATGACCGGCTCCTTCGACCCGGACAAAACCGTGCTCGTTGACGAGCGGCTCCAGGACGGCGAGCAGGGCTACTGGGTGGTGACCGCGTTCCAGGTCGACGGCGCCCCCGGGGACGCCTACATTCCCGTGGTCCGCGGATGGGTTGAGGATCCCGGGGATGCCGTGCCCGCGCAGGCCGGAACAGCCGCCGTCGTCGGACGCCTGCTGCCGTCCGAGGCGCCGCTGCCCGAACCGCATGAGAACGGGATCCTTCCCTCGCTCTCCGCCGCCGAACTGATCAATATCTGGGACGTCACCTCATACTCCGCGTTCGTTACCGCCGAAGAGATCACGGTGGACGGCGCCGCCCCCGACTCCGGTGACATGCAGACCGTGACGGTGGCCGGCCAGCCGGAGGAAACCCCGGTCAACTGGCTGAACATTTTCTACGCCCTTGAATGGATCATCTTCGCGGGCTTCTCCGTCTTCCTCTGGTGGCGGCTGGTCGCCGACGAGTACCGCCGCAGCCTCGAAGAGGACGAGTACGAAGACGACTATGAAGACGGCTACGACGAGGCAACCGAACCCGATACCGAACATCCCAGCAGCGAGGTAACCAAGTGA
- the groES gene encoding co-chaperone GroES yields MSVSIKPLEDRIVVRPLEAEQTTASGLVIPDTAKEKPQEGEVVAVGPGRVDDNGNRVPVDVAEGDVVIYSKYGGTEVKHGGQEYLVLSARDVLAVVVK; encoded by the coding sequence GTGTCGGTCTCTATTAAGCCGCTTGAGGATCGTATTGTTGTCCGCCCGCTCGAAGCTGAGCAGACCACTGCTTCCGGCCTCGTTATCCCGGACACTGCCAAGGAAAAGCCCCAGGAGGGCGAAGTAGTTGCAGTTGGACCCGGCCGCGTTGACGACAACGGCAACCGCGTTCCGGTTGACGTTGCCGAAGGCGACGTTGTCATCTACTCCAAGTACGGTGGAACCGAAGTCAAGCACGGCGGCCAGGAATACCTGGTGCTGTCCGCCCGCGACGTGCTGGCCGTCGTCGTAAAGTAG
- a CDS encoding PTS sugar transporter subunit IIA → MTEELSLSETGAVLTEPDLVILEMEAADRYDAATQLAERMHRAGRITNLAGFLEQVSAREHQMATGLPGGIGLPHARSEFVRETSIAVGITRYGHSVDFGASDGPATVILLIATPAASFSQHLEVLATIARSLFRPSFRDSLRRANDAEVIAELINSSLVFFDH, encoded by the coding sequence GTGACCGAAGAACTGTCCCTGAGCGAAACCGGCGCGGTCCTCACCGAACCGGACCTGGTAATCCTCGAAATGGAGGCCGCTGACCGGTACGACGCCGCCACGCAGCTGGCCGAACGGATGCATCGGGCCGGCCGCATCACCAACCTGGCGGGGTTCCTCGAGCAGGTCAGCGCGCGCGAGCACCAGATGGCCACCGGGCTGCCCGGCGGGATCGGGCTGCCCCATGCGCGCAGCGAGTTTGTGCGGGAAACCTCCATTGCCGTCGGCATCACCCGCTACGGTCACAGCGTGGACTTCGGAGCCTCCGACGGTCCGGCCACCGTGATACTGCTCATTGCCACCCCGGCCGCTTCCTTTTCCCAGCACCTGGAGGTCCTGGCCACGATCGCCAGGTCCCTGTTCCGCCCGTCGTTCCGCGACTCCCTGCGCCGAGCGAACGACGCCGAGGTCATCGCGGAACTCATTAATTCCTCCCTCGTGTTCTTCGACCACTAG
- a CDS encoding glycerol-3-phosphate dehydrogenase/oxidase, which produces MSADALSPEYRNEAMDRLRATTKPGNELDILIVGGGVVGAGAALDAVTRGLKVGMVEARDWASGTSSRSSKLIHGGLRYLEMLDFALVQEALKERGLLLQRIAPHLVKPVAFLYPLTKRFIERPYVGAGIFLYDTMGMTSGNSRGVPMQKHLTRKQTLRMAPSLKDDAMVGAIRYYDGQVDDARYVATMARTAAHYGAAVANRLAVVDFLREGERVVGARVRDQETGDEFDIAASQVVNATGVWTDETQAMVTDRGQLKVRASKGVHLVVPKDRIQSTVGMILRTEKSVLFVIPWGRHWIIGTTDTDWNLDKAHPAATSADIDYILEHVNLVLKTPLTREDVEGVYAGLRPLLAGENDSTAKLSREHVVAHPVPGLVVVAGGKWTTYRVMAKDAVDEAARALDEKVPESCTSTIPLLGAVGYKAAWNRRHRTADEYGVHVARVEHLLNRYGSMAYDVLDLIKSDQSLAEPLPGADDYLRAEVVYATTHEGARHVEDVLARRTRISIETWDRGVSAAPVAAELMAPLLNWDPARVESEVAHYLARVEAERLSQEQPDDKSADSARLAAEDITPRI; this is translated from the coding sequence ATGTCTGCAGACGCCCTGAGCCCCGAGTACCGGAACGAAGCGATGGATCGGCTCCGGGCCACCACCAAGCCCGGCAACGAGCTGGACATCCTGATTGTCGGGGGTGGGGTAGTAGGTGCCGGGGCAGCCCTGGACGCGGTGACCCGCGGACTGAAAGTGGGCATGGTGGAGGCCCGGGACTGGGCGTCAGGGACCTCCTCACGGTCCTCGAAACTCATTCACGGCGGCCTGCGCTATCTGGAAATGCTGGACTTTGCCCTGGTACAGGAGGCGTTGAAGGAGCGCGGCCTGCTGCTCCAGCGTATTGCCCCGCATCTGGTGAAGCCCGTGGCCTTCCTGTATCCGCTGACCAAGCGGTTTATTGAGCGGCCGTACGTGGGTGCGGGCATTTTCCTCTACGACACCATGGGCATGACCTCGGGCAACTCACGCGGGGTGCCCATGCAAAAGCACCTGACCCGCAAGCAGACCCTGCGCATGGCACCCAGCCTCAAGGACGACGCCATGGTCGGCGCCATCCGCTATTACGACGGCCAGGTCGACGACGCCCGGTATGTGGCCACCATGGCCAGGACCGCGGCCCACTACGGCGCCGCGGTGGCCAACCGGCTGGCCGTGGTGGACTTCCTGCGCGAGGGGGAGCGGGTGGTCGGGGCGCGCGTGCGGGACCAGGAAACCGGCGACGAGTTCGATATCGCCGCCAGCCAGGTGGTGAACGCGACCGGTGTCTGGACCGATGAAACCCAGGCCATGGTCACCGACCGCGGCCAGCTGAAGGTCCGGGCCTCCAAGGGCGTGCACCTGGTGGTCCCGAAGGACCGGATCCAGTCCACCGTGGGCATGATCCTGCGGACCGAAAAGTCGGTGCTGTTTGTCATCCCGTGGGGACGGCACTGGATCATCGGCACCACGGACACCGACTGGAACCTGGACAAGGCGCATCCGGCTGCCACCTCGGCGGACATCGACTACATCCTGGAGCACGTAAACCTGGTGCTGAAGACGCCGCTGACCCGGGAGGACGTTGAAGGAGTCTATGCAGGCCTGCGGCCGCTGCTCGCCGGGGAAAACGACTCCACCGCCAAGCTCTCCCGCGAACATGTGGTGGCGCACCCGGTGCCGGGACTCGTCGTCGTCGCCGGCGGCAAGTGGACCACCTACCGGGTGATGGCCAAGGACGCCGTGGACGAGGCAGCGCGGGCCCTGGACGAAAAGGTGCCCGAAAGCTGCACCTCCACCATTCCGCTGCTGGGCGCAGTGGGGTACAAGGCAGCCTGGAACCGGCGGCACCGCACCGCCGACGAGTACGGGGTACACGTGGCCCGGGTGGAGCACCTGCTGAACCGGTACGGATCCATGGCCTATGACGTGCTGGACCTGATTAAATCCGATCAGTCCCTGGCCGAGCCGCTGCCCGGCGCGGATGACTACCTGCGGGCCGAAGTTGTCTACGCCACCACCCATGAGGGGGCCCGGCACGTCGAGGACGTCCTGGCCCGGCGGACCCGCATTTCCATCGAGACCTGGGACCGGGGTGTCTCCGCGGCACCGGTGGCAGCGGAACTGATGGCCCCGCTGCTGAACTGGGACCCGGCACGGGTGGAAAGCGAAGTGGCCCACTATCTGGCCAGGGTGGAAGCCGAACGGCTCAGCCAGGAGCAGCCCGACGACAAGAGTGCCGACAGTGCCCGGCTGGCCGCCGAAGACATTACCCCCAGGATCTGA
- a CDS encoding siderophore ABC transporter substrate-binding protein — translation MITKSRLLAGTALVSLLALSACSTEAAEADADSTSDSTVTVEHTQGSTDVPVNPETVYTFDLGALDTLDALDIDVDGVPAANFPESLSKYGSDDYAKIGSMKEPDFEAINAGAPDLIIMSGRTADYYDEFSKIAPTINLSTDAADPWNSFISNTEIIGEIFGKEAEVEDKLAALDAKVEETKATAADAGNGLIIMTSGGELTAYGAGSRFGLVHDVLGVATAADIKSEAQHGERVGFEYIAEKNPDNLFVIDRDVAVGNAGEVASAVLDNELVQGTAAARNDRITMLDSSSWYLVGYGLNNVDAMVSAVQDGIS, via the coding sequence ATGATCACCAAGTCCCGCCTGCTGGCCGGAACCGCCCTCGTGTCCCTCCTTGCGCTCAGCGCCTGCTCCACCGAAGCAGCAGAAGCCGACGCCGACTCGACCTCCGACTCGACCGTTACGGTTGAGCATACACAGGGCAGCACCGATGTTCCGGTCAACCCGGAGACCGTCTACACCTTCGACCTCGGCGCACTCGACACCCTGGATGCCCTCGACATTGACGTTGACGGTGTCCCGGCCGCAAACTTCCCGGAAAGCCTCTCCAAGTACGGCTCGGATGACTACGCCAAGATCGGCAGCATGAAGGAACCCGATTTCGAGGCCATCAATGCCGGCGCTCCGGACCTGATCATCATGTCCGGCCGCACTGCCGATTACTACGATGAGTTCTCCAAGATCGCCCCCACGATCAACCTCAGCACCGATGCCGCGGATCCGTGGAACTCCTTCATCTCCAACACCGAAATCATCGGGGAAATCTTCGGCAAGGAAGCCGAGGTCGAGGACAAGCTCGCCGCCCTGGACGCCAAGGTCGAAGAGACCAAGGCAACCGCGGCGGACGCCGGCAACGGCCTCATCATTATGACCAGCGGCGGCGAGCTGACCGCCTACGGAGCGGGTTCGCGCTTCGGCCTGGTGCACGACGTCCTCGGCGTTGCCACCGCGGCTGACATCAAGTCCGAAGCCCAGCACGGCGAACGCGTGGGCTTTGAATACATCGCGGAAAAAAACCCGGACAACCTCTTCGTGATTGACCGCGACGTCGCCGTCGGCAACGCAGGCGAGGTCGCCTCCGCTGTCCTGGACAACGAGCTTGTGCAGGGAACCGCAGCAGCGCGCAATGACCGCATCACCATGCTGGATTCCTCCAGCTGGTACCTCGTGGGCTACGGCCTGAACAACGTCGACGCCATGGTCAGCGCAGTTCAGGACGGCATTTCCTAA
- a CDS encoding GuaB3 family IMP dehydrogenase-related protein: MSNEIEIGRGKQGRRAYSLDDVAIVPSRRTRDPQDVSINWQIDAYQFEMPVIGAPMDSVMSPASAIALGKLGGLGVLNLEGLWTRYEDPQPLLDEIAQLSRDNFNPAATRRLQEIYDAPIRAELISSRLAEMREAGVTVAGSLTPQRTQEFYKTVLAAGVDVFVIRGTTVSAEHVSKTVEPLNLKQFIYELDVPVIVGGAAGYTPALHLMRTGAAGVLVGFGGGATTTTRRALGIHAPMATAISDIAEARRDYMDESGGRYVHVIADGGMGTSGDIIKAVAMGADAVMLGSALARAEEAPGQGWHWGQEAHHSELPRGDRVRLDTVGSLKEVLWGPSHHTNGTSNLMGALRRAMATTGYSDLKAFQRIEVLVSPYQYNL; this comes from the coding sequence GTGAGTAACGAGATTGAAATTGGCCGTGGCAAGCAAGGGCGCAGAGCCTACTCCCTGGACGACGTGGCAATTGTGCCCTCGCGGCGTACCCGCGACCCGCAGGATGTCTCGATCAACTGGCAGATAGACGCATACCAGTTTGAGATGCCCGTCATCGGCGCTCCCATGGACTCCGTTATGTCCCCGGCCTCCGCCATCGCGCTGGGCAAACTTGGCGGACTGGGTGTCCTGAACCTGGAAGGCCTGTGGACCCGGTACGAGGATCCGCAGCCCCTGCTGGACGAAATTGCCCAGCTCAGCCGTGACAACTTCAATCCCGCCGCCACCCGCCGGCTGCAGGAAATCTACGACGCACCCATCCGTGCCGAGCTGATCAGCTCCCGCCTGGCCGAAATGCGCGAGGCCGGTGTGACCGTCGCCGGTTCACTCACCCCGCAGCGTACCCAGGAGTTCTACAAGACCGTCCTGGCCGCCGGCGTCGACGTCTTCGTTATCCGCGGCACCACGGTGTCCGCCGAGCACGTGTCCAAGACCGTGGAGCCGCTGAACCTGAAGCAGTTCATCTACGAACTGGACGTCCCCGTTATTGTTGGCGGAGCGGCAGGCTACACCCCGGCCCTGCACCTGATGCGTACCGGTGCCGCAGGCGTCCTGGTGGGCTTCGGCGGCGGCGCGACCACCACCACCCGCCGTGCCCTGGGCATCCACGCACCCATGGCCACCGCCATCTCCGACATTGCCGAAGCCCGCCGGGACTACATGGATGAGTCCGGCGGCCGGTACGTGCACGTGATCGCCGACGGCGGCATGGGCACCAGCGGTGACATCATCAAGGCCGTGGCCATGGGCGCCGACGCCGTGATGCTCGGTTCCGCACTGGCCCGCGCCGAAGAGGCTCCCGGGCAGGGGTGGCACTGGGGCCAGGAAGCGCACCACAGCGAGCTTCCCCGCGGCGACAGGGTCCGCCTGGATACCGTCGGGTCGCTGAAGGAAGTCCTGTGGGGGCCCTCGCACCACACGAACGGAACGTCCAACCTGATGGGTGCGCTGCGCCGGGCCATGGCCACCACCGGGTATTCGGACCTCAAGGCGTTCCAGCGTATTGAGGTATTGGTGTCCCCCTACCAGTACAACCTGTAA
- a CDS encoding DUF3817 domain-containing protein, producing MSDSTSTAKAPRKKKRRFGGTHAQIRSALTFYKVFAYVTGFLLLALVVQMIVKYGFGTEVIVGGVNLSVGVLILHGWIYVVYLLADFRLWQLMRWPFSKFIILALGGCVPFLSFIVEGRVHKQVVAELEAHPEAAKRY from the coding sequence GTGAGCGATTCCACCAGCACCGCCAAGGCACCGAGGAAAAAGAAGCGCCGGTTTGGCGGCACCCATGCGCAGATCCGCTCGGCGCTGACCTTCTACAAGGTCTTCGCCTACGTCACCGGCTTCCTGCTGCTGGCCCTGGTGGTGCAGATGATCGTCAAGTACGGCTTCGGCACCGAGGTTATTGTGGGCGGCGTCAATCTGTCCGTGGGTGTCCTGATCCTGCACGGCTGGATCTACGTGGTGTACCTGCTGGCTGACTTCCGCCTGTGGCAGCTGATGCGGTGGCCGTTCTCCAAATTCATCATCCTGGCACTGGGCGGCTGTGTGCCCTTCCTCTCCTTTATTGTCGAGGGCCGCGTGCACAAGCAGGTAGTAGCGGAGCTGGAAGCCCATCCTGAAGCGGCGAAGCGCTACTAA
- the groL gene encoding chaperonin GroEL (60 kDa chaperone family; promotes refolding of misfolded polypeptides especially under stressful conditions; forms two stacked rings of heptamers to form a barrel-shaped 14mer; ends can be capped by GroES; misfolded proteins enter the barrel where they are refolded when GroES binds) gives MAKQLEFNDSARRSLEAGVDKLANAVKVTLGPRGRNVVLAKTWGAPTITNDGVTIAREVELEDPYENLGAQLAKEVATRTNDVAGDGTTTATVLAQALVKEGLRNVAAGAAPGALKRGIEVSVDAVAKRLLENAKPVEGNQVAHVAAISAQSTEIGELLAQAFDTVGKDGVITIEESSSTQTELVITEGMQFDKGYLSPYFVTDAERQEAVLEDALILINSGKISSVAEFLPLLEKALQASKPLFIIAEDVDGEALSTLVVNKIRGTLNVVAVKAPGFGDRRKAMMQDIATLTGAQVVSPDLGLKLDQVGLEVLGSARRITVTKDNTTIVDGAGSEADVADRVAQIRAEIERTDSDWDREKLQERLAKLSGGIGVIRVGAATEVELKEKKHRIEDAVSSTRAALEEGIVAGGGSALVHASQALDTDSEVAKLEGDAATAVGLVRRALAQPLRWIAENAGAEGMVVVSKVGDLKVNNGFNAATGEYEDLIAAGIIDPVKVTRSALRNAASIASLVLTTEALVVEKPAEEDEDHGHQH, from the coding sequence ATGGCAAAGCAGTTGGAGTTCAATGACTCCGCCCGTCGCTCGCTGGAAGCCGGCGTCGATAAGCTGGCCAACGCAGTCAAGGTAACCCTCGGCCCGCGCGGCCGTAACGTTGTCCTGGCCAAGACCTGGGGCGCCCCCACCATCACCAACGACGGCGTCACCATTGCCCGCGAAGTTGAGCTGGAGGATCCGTACGAGAACCTCGGCGCACAGCTGGCCAAGGAAGTAGCCACCCGGACCAACGATGTTGCCGGCGACGGCACCACTACGGCTACCGTGCTGGCACAGGCGCTGGTCAAGGAAGGCCTGCGCAACGTTGCCGCGGGTGCAGCTCCCGGCGCGCTCAAGCGCGGCATCGAGGTCTCCGTGGATGCTGTTGCCAAGCGTCTGCTGGAAAACGCCAAGCCGGTTGAAGGCAACCAGGTGGCCCACGTGGCTGCCATCTCGGCGCAGAGCACCGAGATCGGTGAACTGCTGGCACAGGCCTTCGATACCGTCGGCAAGGACGGCGTCATCACCATCGAGGAATCCTCCTCGACGCAGACCGAACTGGTCATCACCGAGGGCATGCAGTTCGACAAGGGCTACCTCTCCCCGTACTTCGTCACGGACGCGGAGCGTCAGGAAGCCGTCCTCGAAGACGCGCTGATCCTCATCAACTCCGGCAAGATCTCCTCCGTGGCCGAGTTCCTGCCGCTGCTGGAAAAGGCACTGCAGGCCTCCAAGCCGCTGTTCATCATTGCCGAAGACGTGGACGGCGAAGCGCTCTCCACCCTGGTGGTCAACAAGATCCGCGGCACCCTGAACGTGGTTGCCGTCAAGGCTCCCGGGTTCGGCGACCGCCGCAAGGCCATGATGCAGGACATCGCAACCCTCACGGGTGCGCAGGTGGTCAGCCCCGACCTGGGCCTGAAGCTGGACCAGGTTGGACTGGAAGTCCTGGGTTCCGCCCGCCGCATCACGGTCACCAAGGACAACACCACCATTGTTGACGGCGCCGGCTCCGAAGCCGACGTCGCCGACCGCGTGGCACAGATCCGTGCCGAGATTGAGCGCACGGACTCGGACTGGGACCGCGAAAAGCTCCAGGAACGCCTGGCCAAGCTCTCCGGCGGCATCGGCGTCATCCGCGTGGGTGCAGCCACCGAGGTGGAGCTGAAGGAAAAGAAGCACCGCATCGAAGATGCTGTTTCCTCCACCCGTGCAGCCCTGGAAGAGGGCATTGTGGCCGGCGGCGGTTCCGCGCTGGTCCACGCCTCACAGGCGCTGGACACCGACTCGGAGGTGGCCAAGCTGGAAGGCGACGCCGCCACTGCCGTCGGACTGGTCCGCCGTGCACTGGCCCAGCCGCTGCGCTGGATCGCCGAGAACGCCGGGGCCGAAGGCATGGTTGTTGTATCCAAGGTGGGCGACCTGAAGGTCAACAACGGCTTCAACGCCGCCACCGGCGAGTACGAGGACCTGATCGCCGCCGGCATCATCGACCCGGTCAAGGTCACCCGCTCGGCACTGCGCAACGCCGCCTCGATCGCTTCGCTGGTACTCACCACCGAAGCCCTCGTGGTGGAGAAGCCGGCCGAAGAGGATGAGGATCACGGACACCAGCACTAG
- a CDS encoding ABC transporter permease encodes MTAILSPPAPAPAGAAGVGRRRPGPGAMLIVGGTAVLVLAVVSMFVGVSDVSLPALLAGDEHAWHIFWISRLPRTLSIILAGMALSVAGLIMQLMARNKFVEPSTVGTVESASLGILVVTVFIPGASLLAKMSTATVFAIAGTALFLLVLRRIPLRNTLIVPLVGIMLGGVIAAVTTFFAYRFDLLQTLNSWMVGDFSGVLRGRYELLWIVGALTLIGYLAADRFTVAGMGQDFTTNLGLNYNRVMTLGLIIVSLISAVVVVSVGSVPFLGLIVPNLVSLMIGDNVRRAIPWVAIFGAGFVLACDIIGRTIRYPYEIPVGVIVSAIGSALFLYLLLRKRSASA; translated from the coding sequence ATGACTGCAATCCTCTCCCCTCCGGCTCCGGCACCTGCCGGAGCTGCCGGCGTTGGCCGGCGGCGTCCCGGCCCCGGGGCAATGCTGATAGTGGGCGGAACCGCCGTCCTGGTGCTTGCCGTTGTGTCCATGTTTGTCGGTGTCAGCGACGTGTCCCTGCCCGCCCTGCTTGCCGGGGATGAACATGCCTGGCACATTTTCTGGATCAGCCGCCTCCCGCGGACCCTGAGCATCATCCTGGCCGGCATGGCCCTCAGCGTCGCCGGCCTCATCATGCAGCTGATGGCCCGCAACAAGTTCGTTGAACCGTCTACCGTGGGCACCGTGGAATCCGCATCCCTCGGCATCCTGGTGGTGACGGTGTTTATCCCCGGCGCCTCACTGCTGGCCAAAATGTCCACTGCCACGGTGTTCGCCATTGCCGGAACCGCACTCTTCCTGCTGGTCCTGCGCCGGATCCCGCTGCGGAACACGCTGATCGTGCCGCTGGTGGGCATTATGCTCGGCGGCGTGATTGCTGCCGTCACCACGTTCTTCGCCTACCGGTTCGATCTGCTGCAGACCCTGAACAGCTGGATGGTCGGCGACTTCTCCGGCGTACTGCGGGGTCGTTATGAACTGCTCTGGATTGTCGGCGCGCTGACCCTCATCGGATACCTGGCTGCTGACCGCTTCACCGTCGCGGGCATGGGCCAGGATTTCACCACCAACCTCGGCCTGAACTACAACCGCGTGATGACACTGGGGCTGATCATTGTGTCCCTGATCAGCGCCGTTGTGGTTGTCAGTGTCGGCTCGGTGCCGTTCCTCGGCCTGATCGTGCCCAACCTGGTCTCGCTGATGATCGGGGACAATGTACGCCGGGCCATCCCCTGGGTCGCCATCTTCGGGGCGGGGTTTGTCCTCGCCTGCGACATCATCGGCCGGACCATCCGCTACCCCTACGAAATCCCGGTGGGGGTCATTGTCTCGGCCATCGGCAGCGCCCTGTTCCTTTACCTGCTCCTGAGAAAGCGCTCCGCCAGTGCCTAG